In the genome of Candidatus Palauibacter polyketidifaciens, one region contains:
- a CDS encoding trehalase family glycosidase yields MMRVGALDARRWAGLVFAAGPGDGVGLRLIFTTPDGERRDLEDWYWMVSRVGPHAPDGCYARMEFDLAAEPSPASRPVEGTLILEWSRREGAVALRAVAGVPGRVELVADDPWGWKTRWEEGPDGWRAGLGSTEIAAAFAPRARERVAAVVAWEPRSAPGPRSRPGASLDRAQQLLPELDRWIDDARTDWDRRRPRGSGAAEGLVEAVTDNLMWTVLLQPETGRLYAPAGRRWIFPKPRDETPTESTPNPDDWTVFGWDSFFNALALATASGRLAWDALLAGLESRYPNGNVPNWRSRLGGTPDRSQPPVGSFAALKLHLACPDADALAAAWPGLRAWNDWWVADKGGRPRREGLTRGLFAWGSDTALVPERGRLPEWEVGASGHQRAAWESGQDDLPLWDDVEWDPGREVLAMSAVDLCSYRALDLECLSRIARIFGDPAEAARLDDERRRIVAAMNRVLWSDAAGLYLDELPGSHSTRVAASNFLPLIAGVPSARQARRMVDVLRDPARFRGEWVLPTISRDDPAFDDQQYWRGSIWPPMNYLVLQGLRRYGFDEFASELAWKGALMFLADRRRTGFCRENFDARSGRGRGRRFQSWGPLFALGAIEEFVDTCPWRGLRTGSRLPAFVARGDAAVDGAVRARVEGLRIAGEARTVELSR; encoded by the coding sequence CCCCACGCACCTGATGGATGCTACGCGCGGATGGAGTTCGATCTCGCTGCCGAGCCTTCGCCCGCTTCCCGCCCCGTGGAGGGTACGCTCATCCTGGAATGGTCGCGCCGCGAGGGTGCCGTGGCCCTGCGGGCGGTGGCGGGGGTGCCGGGCCGGGTGGAGTTGGTGGCCGACGATCCATGGGGATGGAAGACACGATGGGAGGAAGGGCCCGACGGCTGGCGGGCGGGGCTTGGAAGCACGGAGATCGCTGCCGCCTTCGCGCCTCGGGCGAGGGAACGCGTGGCCGCCGTCGTCGCCTGGGAGCCGAGGAGCGCGCCGGGGCCGCGGTCCCGGCCGGGAGCCAGCCTGGACCGCGCCCAACAGCTCCTTCCCGAATTGGACCGCTGGATCGACGACGCGCGCACCGACTGGGACCGCCGCCGTCCACGTGGGTCGGGGGCCGCGGAAGGACTCGTCGAGGCCGTCACGGACAACCTGATGTGGACCGTCCTCCTCCAGCCGGAAACCGGACGCCTGTACGCACCGGCCGGCCGCCGCTGGATCTTCCCAAAGCCGAGGGACGAGACACCGACGGAGAGTACGCCGAATCCCGACGACTGGACGGTCTTCGGGTGGGATTCCTTTTTCAACGCCCTCGCGCTCGCCACCGCGTCGGGGCGTCTGGCCTGGGACGCTCTCCTCGCGGGGCTCGAATCGCGCTACCCGAACGGGAACGTGCCCAACTGGAGGAGCCGCCTCGGCGGCACGCCCGACCGCTCGCAGCCCCCGGTCGGGTCGTTCGCGGCCCTGAAGCTGCACCTCGCCTGCCCCGATGCGGACGCTTTGGCCGCCGCATGGCCGGGACTCCGCGCGTGGAACGACTGGTGGGTGGCCGACAAGGGCGGGCGCCCCCGCCGCGAGGGGCTCACGCGCGGACTGTTCGCGTGGGGTTCGGATACCGCCCTGGTCCCGGAGCGCGGGCGGCTCCCGGAATGGGAAGTCGGCGCGAGCGGCCACCAGCGGGCGGCGTGGGAATCGGGCCAGGACGACCTCCCGCTGTGGGACGACGTGGAATGGGATCCGGGGCGGGAAGTCCTCGCCATGTCCGCCGTCGATCTGTGCAGCTACCGCGCCCTGGATCTCGAGTGCCTGTCGCGGATCGCGCGCATCTTCGGCGACCCGGCGGAGGCGGCTCGGCTGGATGATGAGCGCCGCCGCATCGTCGCGGCGATGAACCGCGTGCTGTGGTCCGACGCCGCCGGGCTCTACCTCGACGAACTGCCTGGCAGCCACTCGACGCGCGTAGCGGCATCGAACTTCCTTCCCCTGATCGCCGGCGTGCCGTCGGCGCGGCAGGCGCGGCGCATGGTGGACGTGCTGCGCGATCCCGCGCGCTTCCGGGGAGAGTGGGTGCTGCCCACGATTTCGCGCGACGACCCCGCGTTCGACGACCAGCAGTACTGGCGCGGCTCCATCTGGCCGCCCATGAATTACCTCGTGCTGCAGGGACTGCGGCGCTACGGATTCGACGAATTCGCCAGCGAGCTGGCGTGGAAAGGGGCGCTCATGTTTCTCGCCGACCGCCGGCGCACGGGGTTCTGCCGCGAGAACTTCGACGCACGCAGCGGCCGGGGGCGGGGCCGGCGCTTCCAGAGTTGGGGGCCGCTGTTCGCGCTGGGCGCGATCGAGGAGTTCGTCGACACCTGTCCATGGCGCGGATTGCGCACCGGCTCCCGGCTGCCCGCGTTCGTCGCTCGCGGGGATGCCGCCGTCGACGGCGCCGTCCGGGCGCGCGTTGAAGGGCTCCGCATCGCGGGCGAGGCGCGAACGGTCGAGTTGTCCCGATGA